One window of the Salminus brasiliensis chromosome 1, fSalBra1.hap2, whole genome shotgun sequence genome contains the following:
- the LOC140549389 gene encoding guanine nucleotide-binding protein subunit alpha-14-like — MDNCCMSSEEKESYRIHKEIERQLRKDRVDACRTMKMLLLGTGESGKHTICKQLRIIYGKGYSEEDRRDFTRFVFQNVFTAVQTLIHAMETLNTPFTDDKNTKYAAMLSKVNTNAVNSMEPDHAEAIKRVWSDHGIQQCYERRREFQLLDSAKYFLDDMDRISSAFYLPTDQDILRVRKRFTGISEYGIPEYIFELSPVIFRVINFNGYCMHPKLRCYILDDVQSVIFVVAISEYDQVLPEDASVSRMSESKALFKSIINNRWFKYSHVILFLNKTDLLQEKISKYHLADYFPQYQGPKNDAEAAKKFILTMYEEQNVEHEHIYSHYTCATDTENIRFTFKAVRDTITRTHLKSYNLS, encoded by the exons ATGGACAACTGTTGCATGTCTAGTGAAGAGAAGGAGAGCTACAGGATTCACAAAGAGATTGAGAGACAGCTGAGAAAGGATAGAGTGGATGCATGTCGAACAATGAAGATGCTACTTCTAG GTACAGGGGAGAGTGGTAAGCACACCATTTGCAAGCAGTTGAGAATAATATATGGAAAGGGCTACTCagaagaggacagaagagaCTTCACCAGATTCGTCTTCCAGAATGTATTCACTGCAGTTCAAACTTTGATCCATGCCATGGAGACCCTGAATACCCCATTCACAGATGACAAAAACACA AAATATGCTGCAATGTTAAGCAAGGTAAACACAAATGCGGTGAACTCTATGGAACCTGACCATGCTGAGGCCATAAAGCGCGTATGGAGTGATCATGGCATTCAGCAATGCTATGAGCGCAGGAGAGAGTTCCAGCTGTTAGACTCAGCAAAATA TTTCCTGGATGACATGGACAGAATCTCCTCTGCTTTTTACTTACCTACGGACCAGGATATCCTACGAGTCAGAAAACGTTTCACTGGAATTTCCGAGTATGGGATTCCAGAGTACATCTTTGAGCTCAGCCCTGTAATATTCAG AGTCATTAACTTTAACGGTTACTGTATGCACCCAAAGTTACGGTGCTACATCCTTGACGATGTGCAGTCTGTAATCTTCGTGGTGGCAATAAGCGAGTATGACCAGGTATTGCCTGAGGATGCCAGTGTG AGCCGTATGAGCGAGAGTAAAGCTCTGTTTAAGTCCATTATTAACAACCGATGGTTCAAATATTCACACGTCATCCTCTTCCTCAACAAGACGGATCTTCTGCAAGAGAAAATCTCCAAGTACCATCTTGCAGACTACTTTCCTCAATACCAGG GCCCTAAGAATGATGCTGAGGCTGCGAAGAAGTTCATTCTCACAATGTATGAAGAACAGAACGTGGAGCATGAGCACATTTACTCGCATTACACATGCGCCACAGACACAGAAAACATCCGTTTTACATTCAAGGCAGTGAGAGACACCATCACAAGGACCCACCTTAAGAGTTACAACCTGTCATAG
- the prune2 gene encoding protein prune homolog 2: MEQPPEHKMSSEGAEGRPAPPTSLPLQGDGGVVSQRKKLSAPRISLSLDQSEDDLFDTPDDLDINVDDLDTPDEADFLDYTDHEMDWEEPKVSQRASVKEASEPIPTCSAEEERQESKLWRTVIIGEQEHRINMKCIEPYQKVISHGGYYGNGVNAIIVFAACFLPDSDREDYHEIMENLFLYVISTLELMVAEDYMIIYLNGATPHRRMPGLGWLKKCYQMIDRRLRKNLKSFIIVHPSWFIRTVLAITRPFISSKFSSKIRYVNSLAELEELIPMDYVHIPESIVKLDEELREAAENSKINSFLQGPEVPPAEPIAQPSASSSEA; this comes from the exons ATGGAGCAGCCTCCTGAACATAAGATGAGCTCAGAGGGGGCAGAAGGCAGGCCAG ccccacccacctcTCTGCCTCTGCAGGGGGATGGGGGCGTGGTCTCTCAGAGGAAAAAGCTCTCAGCTCCTCGTATCAGCCTCTCACTGGACCAAAGTGAGGACGATCTGTTTGACACACCCGATGACCTGGACATTAATGTGGATGACCTGGACACACCTGATGAAGCTGATTTCCTAGACTACACTGATCATGAAATGGACTGGGAAG AGCCTAAGGTGTCCCAGAGAGCTTCAGTGAAGGAGGCGAGTGAACCCATCCCTACATGTAGTGCTGAAGAGGAGCGCCAGGAGTCCAAACTTTGGAGGACTGTTATCATCGGAGAACAAGAGCACCGAATCAATATGAAGTGTATTGAACCTTACCAAAAAGTCATCTCTCATGGAG GCTACTACGGGAATGGCGTGAATGCCATCATTGTTTTTGCTGCTTGCTTCCTTCCGGACAGCGATAGAGAAGACTACCATGAAATAATGGAGAACCTCTTTCT GTATGTGATCAGCACGTTGGAGCTGATGGTGGCGGAGGACTACATGATCATCTACCTGAATGGCGCCACTCCTCACCGCAGGATGCCTGGCCTTGGCTGGCTCAAAAAGTGCTACCAAATGATTGACAGGAG GCTAAGGAAGAACCTGAAATCCTTCATTATTGTTCACCCTTCCTGGTTTATCAGGACTGTTCTAGCCATCACCAGACCCTTTATCAG TTCCAAGTTCAGTAGCAAGATTAGGTATGTGAACAGTTTAGCAGAGCTGGAAGAGCTAATCCCTATGGACTATGTCCATATTCCCGAAAGCATCGTCAA ACTTGACGAAGAGCTACGGGAAGCAGCAGAGAACTCCAA AATCAACAGCTTTCTCCAAGGACCCGAGGTGCCACCAGCGGAACCTAT AGCCCAACCCAGTGCAAGCAGTTCTGAAGCCTAG